In a genomic window of Wyeomyia smithii strain HCP4-BCI-WySm-NY-G18 chromosome 1, ASM2978416v1, whole genome shotgun sequence:
- the LOC129717359 gene encoding uncharacterized protein LOC129717359, producing MVHHVTTAAQAVDWKRFSSWMHLLKSVAYGYRFSRNLKQKAAKQKVQRGLLTQDELVTAEQLILSWVQWEQYPDEMTVLSGDQKVPTRLRTKLERTSRIRTLSPYVDEFGVLRSDSRIAAARYVAYDTRYPVILPKEHIVTRLLVSWYHQEYLHANGETVVNELKQRFHISKLRSLVREVGKGCMKCKIKKAVLMVPRMASLPAARLQAFTRPFSYVGVDFFGPIAVRVNRSINKRWIALFTCMTTRAVHLEVVHTLTTESCKMAIRRFIGRRGAPVEIRSDRGTNFVGSSNELLKEMNEINSQLAETFTNVGTRWVFNPPGAPHMGGAWERLVRSVKTALAAMYTSRVPSEETLATLVAEAESVVNSRPLTYIPLETEQQEALTVGVGDIVVVVEEKVRNGWIRGRVVETKPGRDGRVRSAVVQTGNGLVHRSVSKLARLDLETDSGESKAEEEPALRVGEL from the coding sequence ATGGTCCATCACGTAACAACAGCAGCACAGGCAGTCGACTGGAAAAGATTTTCCTCGTGGATGCACTTATTGAAGTCGGTGGCTTATGGGTACAGATTCAGCCGAAACCTAAAACAAAAAGCCGCAAAGCAAAAAGTGCAGCGTGGGCTGCTAACGCAGGATGAGCTGGTGACAGCAGAACAGCTTATACTTAGTTGGGTTCAATGGGAACAATATCCCGATGAAATGACAGTTCTAAGTGGTGACCAGAAAGTGCCAACGCGACTGCGGACAAAATTAGAGAGAACCAGCAGAATTCGTACCCTGTCACCTTATGTTGATGAATTTGGCGTGCTCCGCTCGGACAGTCGAATTGCTGCGGCTAGGTATGTAGCCTATGACACTCGATACCCCGTTATTCTACCGAAGGAACATATAGTGACTCGCTTACTGGTGAGTTGGTATCATCAAGAGTATTTGCACGCGAATGGAGAGACCGTAGTTAATGAGCTAAAGCAACGTTTTCATATATCGAAGCTGAGATCGCTAGTCCGCGAGGTCGGAAAGGGATGTATGAAGTGTAAAATTAAGAAGGCGGTGCTAATGGTTCCTCGAATGGCATCACTCCCGGCAGCAAGGCTACAGGCGTTTACCCGCCCGTTTTCATACGTGGGGGTGGATTTCTTCGGGCCTATTGCGGTGCGTGTCAATCGCAGCATCAACAAGCGATGGATAGCGCTATTTACGTGCATGACAACCCGTGCCGTACACCTCGAGGTGGTACACACTTTAACGACTGAGTCCTGTAAAATGGCCATCCGACGTTTCATAGGACGCCGAGGTGCACCGGTAGAGATACGAAGCGACAGAGGTACGAACTTCGTAGGATCAAGCAATGAGCTACTAAAGGAGATGAACGAGATTAATTCACAACTTGCGGAGACGTTCACGAACGTGGGCACAAGATGGGTGTTTAATCCACCGGGAGCGCCACACATGGGTGGCGCATGGGAGAGGCTGGTTAGGTCGGTTAAGACGGCTCTAGCGGCGATGTACACTTCGAGGGTTCCTAGTGAGGAGACATTGGCGACGTTGGTGGCGGAAGCTGAGAGTGTGGTGAACTCGCGTCCACTGACGTATATTCCACTCGAGACAGAGCAGCAAGAGGCTTTAACAGTTGGAGTTGGCGATATAGTAGTCGTGGTAGAGGAGAAAGTGAGAAACGGATGGATTCGTGGAAGAGTTGTCGAGACTAAACCTGGAAGGGACGGAAGGGTTCGCTCGGCAGTAGTACAGACGGGCAACGGACTCGTACATCGATCAGTGTCAAAGCTGGCGCGCTTGGACTTAGAAACGGACTCCGGAGAGAGTAAAGCGGAAGAGGAACCAGCTTTACGGGTCGGGGAACTGTAA